DNA from Evansella sp. LMS18:
CTCTTGTGAAAGAGGCTTCAGAAAAGGCAGCTGATGATGGGGAAATCGGTTCGGATTTGTTCGCTTCAGAAAAATACCGCAGACATTTAGCGAAAGTTTACACAGAGCGTGCGCTGAAGGGAATTTTCTTCGGTTGATATGCTGAAATGGCCTGGGGTGCTGTGCCATAAAATACAGCGCCCCTTGTTTAGTTATATACGGGGATTAACCGGTTATACAATTATGCAAACAGAAACCATTGTCGTTACTGGATACTATATTTTCGCACACAGACATGGCAATTGCGTAAATAAAAAGGCTGATTTCGTAATTACAACCTCCCATAACAAGGTAATAGGTAGTAATAAAATACACATATAAATAAAACAAAACCCAGCGAGTTTTCGAAGGAGATGAGGAAAATTACGAACATACTGACTGAAGATACGATTGAACAGGCATTTAGAAAGCACCAGTATATAACCGACCGTTCCGTCGTGACTGCACTCCGGCTCGTCCAAGGCCTTAACAAGCCTCTTCTCATAGAAGGCCCGGCTGGCGTAGGGAAAACTCAGGTGGCTAAAGTACTTGCCGAAGTGCTGGAAACTCCGTTGATACGGCTCCAATGTTATGAAGGACTTGATGTACATAATGCTCTGTATGAATGGAACTACCAGAAACAGCTGCTTCATATACAGCTAACGGAAAAAACAGGTGCTTCTGTTTCTGAAAGGGAGCAAGAGATTTTCGGGCAAGATTTTCTATTGAGGCGGCCTCTCCTTGAAGCATTATCTGCCGAAGAAGCGCCGCCTGTTTTATTAATTGATGAAATTGACAGGGCTGATGAGGAATTTGAGGCCTTTTTGATGGAACTTCTTGCAGAATTTCAAATAACCATACCAGAGATTGGAACAATCGTACCAAAGCACAAGCCGTATGTCATTCTTACTTCAAACAGAACTAGGGAACTCAGTGACGCACTAAGACGCCGATGTTTGTATCAATGGTTTTCCTACCCTGATTTTAAGAAAGAAACAGCTATTATACAGGCCCACTTACCAAAAATTAATGAAACAGCAGCTAATAAAATTGCCCTTGTCATTAAGGAAATCCGCTACATGCCTCTAAATAAAGTGCCCGGGGTAGCTGAAACCCTCGAC
Protein-coding regions in this window:
- a CDS encoding MoxR family ATPase gives rise to the protein MRKITNILTEDTIEQAFRKHQYITDRSVVTALRLVQGLNKPLLIEGPAGVGKTQVAKVLAEVLETPLIRLQCYEGLDVHNALYEWNYQKQLLHIQLTEKTGASVSEREQEIFGQDFLLRRPLLEALSAEEAPPVLLIDEIDRADEEFEAFLMELLAEFQITIPEIGTIVPKHKPYVILTSNRTRELSDALRRRCLYQWFSYPDFKKETAIIQAHLPKINETAANKIALVIKEIRYMPLNKVPGVAETLDWAEALMLMHKNEITAEAMKETLGCLAKDRDDWDVIEKHLQDGGLLSEKNLESAWSKEA